One part of the Microcoleus sp. FACHB-672 genome encodes these proteins:
- a CDS encoding V4R domain-containing protein — MATPTDREFALTPASSAPQTSGQKHSQKGKYPKKHNHYGFQDFFQMQPKSGIITDWNDSRNIFTSEDFIIGLQEGLEEEVGNASGVIMYTIGCEWGAKDAVVFREWFEKEFERDIHSSNLMFLLETWWWPFTAQGWGRWEVDMSDRKQGFIFINLFDSAVARTLGDVGKPVCYLYAGLFAGFFSSLVKKSLNCIEIQCYSMGETYCKFLLGNKDRIDAASFWLNEGATARDIQKRLLDGERLK; from the coding sequence ATGGCCACCCCCACTGATAGGGAGTTTGCGCTCACACCCGCCTCATCCGCACCCCAGACATCTGGCCAAAAACACTCCCAGAAAGGCAAGTATCCTAAAAAACATAACCATTATGGGTTTCAGGATTTTTTTCAGATGCAGCCCAAATCTGGCATTATTACCGACTGGAATGACAGCCGAAATATTTTCACCAGTGAAGATTTTATTATCGGCTTGCAAGAGGGTTTAGAAGAAGAAGTGGGCAACGCTTCTGGCGTGATCATGTACACCATTGGTTGCGAATGGGGAGCCAAGGATGCCGTCGTTTTTCGAGAGTGGTTTGAAAAAGAATTTGAACGGGATATCCACAGCTCTAATTTAATGTTTTTGTTAGAAACTTGGTGGTGGCCTTTTACGGCTCAGGGATGGGGCCGGTGGGAGGTAGACATGAGTGATCGCAAACAGGGATTTATCTTTATCAATCTTTTTGATTCAGCGGTGGCTCGCACATTAGGAGATGTCGGTAAACCCGTTTGTTATCTTTATGCCGGCCTATTTGCCGGTTTCTTCAGCAGTCTGGTGAAAAAATCTCTGAACTGCATTGAAATTCAATGTTATTCAATGGGAGAAACCTACTGTAAGTTTTTGCTAGGGAATAAAGACCGAATTGATGCCGCATCTTTCTGGCTCAATGAAGGAGCCACCGCTCGCGATATTCAGAAGCGTTTGCTGGATGGAGAGCGATTGAAATGA
- a CDS encoding caspase family protein has protein sequence MKNQACIAIGINQYQFFQPLSYAQQDAQALGNFLVDEARLPAERCVLLTDTSPPASDHSTYPSKENILAWLDRQCREQVQPGDLLWCFFSGYGMSWEGQDFLMPVEGDPTDIPATGIPMRELFATLKAAPAEMVVVLLDMNRASSMRSHDAIGTETVELAKRLEIPTLLSCRPGQFSREVSALHHGLFTAALLEGLRYNRCIDLDSLERYLNHRLPELSEHHWLPVQEPLMVVHPREKIHQVIWPQNDAVTASKAAASGFSSSSEPYLGNGFVTPSVEYSPLNGNGFNGSRHEPGNFALPSDVPLKSARAGSQMGKPAAEPADAAPVLSDNSSATPKSQEPVSSQKWVLWGGAAALVLLLGVAVSRVATVNKSAPETSAMVAGTDEISQPTVVPKETTPAAQKPQAAAPPAQPVPSQTLLDKAILTIQPVQATHFSSAITTAGQIPPNDPLYAEAQQNIERWGGVILDIAIGRAKQGNFQGAIAAAKLVPKDRPELNAQAQKLVGQWQQLFKVQQANQKLLNQAVGSIRRGQLDSYTLAIATAGQIPAGQPKYGEAQKLIAQWSEAIFKEIAQYRAARGRFSAAIEAANLVPASTPTYAKAQKAIIQWKQKVKR, from the coding sequence GTGAAAAATCAGGCTTGCATCGCAATTGGTATTAACCAATATCAGTTCTTCCAGCCTTTAAGCTACGCCCAGCAGGATGCACAGGCGTTAGGAAATTTTTTGGTGGATGAAGCTCGCTTGCCGGCAGAGCGGTGTGTATTGCTCACAGACACTTCACCACCGGCATCTGATCACTCAACCTATCCGAGTAAAGAAAATATTCTGGCATGGCTGGACCGGCAGTGCCGGGAGCAAGTGCAACCAGGTGATTTATTGTGGTGCTTTTTCAGTGGCTATGGGATGAGCTGGGAAGGTCAAGATTTCTTGATGCCAGTAGAAGGCGACCCCACGGATATCCCCGCCACCGGCATCCCCATGCGAGAGCTGTTCGCCACGCTGAAGGCAGCGCCGGCAGAGATGGTCGTGGTTTTGCTAGATATGAACCGCGCTTCTAGTATGCGAAGCCATGATGCGATTGGCACCGAGACGGTGGAATTGGCCAAACGCTTGGAAATTCCAACGCTGCTTTCTTGCCGGCCTGGTCAGTTTTCCCGCGAAGTAAGTGCACTCCATCACGGCTTGTTTACCGCAGCGCTTCTAGAAGGTTTGCGCTACAACCGCTGCATCGATCTCGACAGTTTGGAACGCTATCTCAACCACCGCTTGCCAGAGTTAAGCGAACACCACTGGCTGCCGGTGCAAGAACCGCTGATGGTGGTTCACCCGCGTGAAAAAATCCACCAGGTAATTTGGCCGCAAAATGACGCTGTGACCGCCAGTAAGGCAGCCGCAAGCGGGTTTTCATCTTCCAGTGAACCATACCTCGGCAATGGCTTTGTGACGCCTTCGGTCGAGTATTCACCACTAAACGGTAATGGGTTTAATGGCAGTCGTCACGAACCGGGTAATTTTGCTCTGCCGTCGGATGTTCCCTTAAAATCTGCTCGTGCGGGTTCGCAGATGGGGAAACCGGCTGCTGAACCGGCTGATGCTGCACCTGTACTATCAGACAATTCCTCGGCAACTCCCAAATCTCAAGAGCCGGTGTCGTCCCAAAAATGGGTGCTGTGGGGAGGCGCGGCGGCGTTGGTGTTGCTGTTGGGTGTGGCGGTAAGTCGGGTGGCAACTGTGAACAAATCAGCACCGGAGACGAGCGCAATGGTTGCCGGCACTGATGAAATAAGCCAGCCGACAGTCGTACCAAAAGAGACCACTCCCGCTGCTCAGAAGCCACAGGCAGCAGCGCCACCTGCTCAGCCGGTGCCGAGTCAAACGCTTCTCGACAAAGCCATACTGACCATTCAGCCGGTTCAAGCCACGCATTTTAGTTCGGCGATCACCACTGCCGGCCAGATCCCCCCCAATGATCCGCTCTACGCCGAAGCGCAGCAGAATATTGAGCGTTGGGGTGGGGTGATTTTGGATATTGCCATTGGACGCGCTAAACAGGGAAACTTTCAGGGAGCGATCGCAGCGGCTAAGCTGGTGCCGAAAGATCGGCCAGAATTAAACGCTCAAGCGCAAAAGCTGGTCGGCCAATGGCAACAGCTATTCAAAGTGCAGCAGGCAAATCAGAAATTGCTGAATCAGGCAGTCGGCTCGATTCGTCGGGGACAGCTTGATTCTTACACCCTGGCAATTGCGACTGCCGGTCAAATTCCTGCCGGCCAACCGAAATACGGGGAAGCTCAGAAATTAATCGCGCAGTGGAGTGAAGCTATTTTTAAGGAAATTGCCCAGTATCGAGCAGCACGCGGTCGCTTCAGTGCGGCGATTGAAGCGGCCAATTTAGTGCCGGCTTCTACCCCAACTTATGCGAAAGCTCAAAAAGCGATCATCCAGTGGAAACAAAAAGTGAAGCGATAA
- a CDS encoding ATP-binding protein, whose product MSSRQLKTSQKVDLTNCDTEPIQIPGAIQPHGVLFVLQEPNLEILQVSNNTLQVFNVPSHKLINKNLSFLLGESQVEDLKKILSQRELKIVNPFRVSAILPYKTQHFDGIAHRIDGCVILELEPISYQPENSFFSFYNLVRSSSSKIQSASNLHNLCQIIVREVRQISGFDRVMVYKFDEEGNGEIIAEEKQESLPPFLGLHYPVSDIPKQARLLYCSNWLRLIANVNYLPVEITPQINPVTEKPLDLSFSVLRSVSPIHIEYLNNMGVSASMSISLMKGQKLWGLIACHHQSPKYVCYEVRKACEFLGQVMSLDLSAKEENEDYDYKIALKSITAKLIERMSLESKFVEGLCNEESPNLLDLVSAQGAAVCLGGECRLIGETPAAEDLNRLLTWLTKNFTEEIIYTDSLAKIYPEAEAFKDTASGLLAISISQTQHNYVIWFRSEEIQTVNWAGNPHKPVEVANDGTLRLSPRGSFKLWQETVKYKSLPWKKCETEAALELRNGMIKIVLRKADELAKLNEALQESESREREKANQLEITLDELKRTQTQLVQTEKMSSLGQLVAGMAHEINNPVNFIYGNLTHADNYTQDLVELLNLYTKHYPQAVPEIQEETERRDLKFVIEDLPKLLKSMKVGADRIRSIVQSLRTFSRVDEAEMKPVNIHDGLDSTLLILSNRLKPKPERPSIQIIKEYGELPLIECYAGQLNQVFMNVLANAIDALEEYDKHRSLAQIRANPSQITISTSLITAEPRKGSEEKELSKLNSQFVAIRIADNGPGIPEELQQQVFDPFFTTKAVGKGAGIGLAISYQIVVEKHGGNFKCVSQPNGGTEFWIEIPLK is encoded by the coding sequence ATGAGTAGCCGCCAACTTAAAACCTCACAAAAAGTTGATTTAACGAATTGTGATACAGAACCCATTCAAATTCCTGGAGCTATTCAGCCTCACGGAGTTCTTTTTGTCTTGCAAGAACCTAATTTAGAAATTTTACAAGTTAGCAATAATACGTTACAAGTCTTTAACGTCCCCAGCCATAAATTAATTAATAAAAATTTAAGCTTTTTATTAGGTGAATCTCAAGTTGAAGATTTAAAAAAAATCTTATCTCAGCGGGAATTAAAGATAGTCAATCCATTTAGAGTATCAGCTATTCTTCCTTATAAAACTCAGCATTTTGATGGAATCGCTCATCGGATAGATGGTTGTGTCATTCTTGAATTAGAACCGATTTCCTATCAACCAGAAAATAGTTTTTTTAGTTTTTATAATTTGGTGAGATCATCATCATCTAAAATTCAAAGCGCGTCAAATCTGCATAACCTGTGCCAAATTATTGTTAGAGAAGTGCGACAAATTAGTGGGTTTGACCGAGTTATGGTCTATAAATTCGATGAAGAAGGGAATGGAGAAATTATTGCTGAAGAGAAACAAGAGAGTTTGCCACCTTTTTTAGGGTTGCACTACCCTGTCTCAGATATTCCCAAACAAGCCCGACTTCTCTATTGTTCCAATTGGTTAAGATTAATTGCAAATGTAAATTATCTTCCTGTGGAAATTACTCCCCAAATTAATCCAGTTACTGAAAAGCCGCTTGATTTAAGCTTTTCTGTTCTCCGAAGTGTTTCGCCAATTCATATAGAGTATTTGAACAACATGGGCGTTAGCGCCTCCATGTCCATATCCTTAATGAAAGGGCAGAAACTATGGGGACTGATTGCGTGTCACCATCAATCACCCAAGTACGTTTGTTATGAAGTGCGTAAAGCTTGTGAATTTCTCGGGCAAGTGATGTCTTTAGATTTATCAGCTAAAGAAGAAAATGAAGATTATGATTATAAAATAGCCTTAAAATCAATCACGGCTAAGCTAATTGAGAGAATGTCACTTGAAAGTAAGTTTGTTGAGGGATTGTGTAACGAAGAATCTCCAAACTTGCTGGACTTAGTGAGCGCTCAAGGCGCTGCTGTATGTTTAGGGGGTGAATGCCGGCTCATTGGTGAAACGCCGGCAGCAGAGGATCTCAATCGCTTGCTCACTTGGCTGACAAAAAACTTTACTGAAGAAATTATTTATACAGATTCGTTAGCAAAAATTTATCCAGAAGCAGAAGCGTTTAAAGACACAGCAAGTGGGTTACTGGCGATTTCTATTTCCCAGACTCAACATAATTACGTCATCTGGTTTAGATCGGAAGAAATTCAAACCGTAAATTGGGCCGGCAATCCCCATAAACCAGTTGAAGTAGCAAATGATGGAACCTTGCGCCTTTCGCCTAGGGGATCGTTTAAGCTGTGGCAAGAAACGGTAAAGTACAAATCTTTACCCTGGAAAAAGTGTGAAACCGAGGCGGCACTTGAACTCAGAAACGGCATGATTAAAATTGTGCTACGGAAAGCCGATGAACTGGCAAAATTAAATGAAGCTTTGCAAGAATCAGAATCAAGAGAGCGCGAAAAAGCAAATCAATTAGAAATTACTTTAGATGAATTGAAACGCACTCAAACTCAACTGGTTCAAACCGAAAAAATGTCTTCTCTCGGCCAACTGGTTGCCGGTATGGCGCACGAAATTAATAACCCGGTTAACTTCATCTACGGAAATCTGACTCATGCAGATAACTACACCCAAGACTTGGTTGAGCTTTTAAATCTTTACACAAAACACTATCCCCAAGCGGTGCCTGAAATTCAGGAGGAAACTGAGCGTAGGGATCTAAAGTTTGTAATTGAAGACCTACCCAAACTGTTAAAATCGATGAAAGTGGGAGCTGACCGCATCCGCTCGATTGTGCAGTCATTGCGAACATTTTCCCGCGTTGATGAAGCGGAAATGAAGCCAGTGAATATTCACGATGGGTTAGATAGTACGCTGCTAATTTTGAGCAATCGGCTCAAACCTAAACCAGAGCGGCCTAGCATTCAAATCATTAAAGAATATGGTGAACTGCCGCTAATAGAGTGCTATGCCGGCCAGTTAAACCAAGTATTTATGAATGTTTTAGCCAATGCAATTGACGCCTTAGAAGAGTACGATAAACATCGCTCACTGGCGCAGATTCGAGCAAATCCAAGTCAAATTACAATTAGCACTTCTCTAATAACTGCAGAGCCAAGAAAGGGGAGCGAGGAAAAGGAATTGTCCAAGCTCAATTCCCAATTCGTTGCGATCCGAATTGCCGACAATGGCCCTGGTATTCCGGAGGAATTACAGCAGCAAGTCTTCGACCCTTTCTTTACCACAAAAGCAGTTGGTAAAGGCGCGGGAATTGGCTTAGCAATTAGCTATCAAATTGTTGTGGAAAAGCACGGCGGGAATTTTAAATGCGTTTCCCAACCCAACGGGGGAACAGAATTTTGGATTGAAATTCCCCTCAAATAA
- a CDS encoding GAF domain-containing protein, producing the protein MDSYRLEQLRNCCRDNAAFEQLKQFLTVDAAVPATFESKPDAQFLQLVCKTDDIFVEYDRELRYVWINPAGAARLGINLVDAIGKTNREIFGREADEMEVPVRHALESGQQVQVSHKIPLLIGTSIYHCIYTPVRDNAGTITGIIGVACEATTAIDLEKPLPQANTREGAHVASLQLQIEQYKILSEVITRIRKSWDLDSIFKASAAEVRNLLNADRVKIFRFSPNAGLHDGEFVCEDALPALNSALAIGRHDSSFGREYAAQYRQGEIQAISNIYNAGFSDTHIQILTKLHIRASLIVPLFMGEDLWGLLCVDQCSSLRHWQAGEIEFITQMAEHLGVALQHTQSIGQVQKAAKREKALATTIDKIRQSLDPNTIFKITTDEVRQLLQADRVAVYQFNSDWYGEFVAESVAAGWNQLVGTLPIIEDTHLQETQGGRYRNHETLAIDDIYTAGHRDCHIALLEQFQAKAYVIVPIFEGEKLWGLLAAYQNSGARHWEADEIELLVKIGAQFGVALQQAQLLAQTRHQAEELTQTLRYLQQTQRMMQTEKLASLGQLVAGVAHEISNPINFISGNLSHTSDYSHNLLELVRLYQQHYPLPASAIQDYLAAIEFEFIQEDLPSILSSMGVGAKRIQALVLSLQKFSQVDQAQKKPVNIHEGIDTTLLLLQHRLKAKTQRAGIEVVKEYGDLPAVKCFAAQINQVFMNILSNAIDSLETVSSQRTISIRTSLGDGGNAQQTGSVVIRICDNGPGIPDALRQRIFDAFFTTKQAKGATGMGLFISYQIVVENHGGTLKCVSVAGEGTEFWIEIPIDAK; encoded by the coding sequence ATGGATTCTTATCGCTTGGAACAGTTGCGTAATTGTTGTCGTGACAATGCAGCATTTGAGCAACTGAAGCAATTCTTGACTGTGGATGCAGCCGTGCCGGCAACCTTTGAAAGCAAACCAGATGCACAATTCCTGCAGTTGGTTTGCAAAACCGATGATATCTTTGTTGAGTATGACCGAGAGTTGCGCTATGTCTGGATTAATCCAGCCGGTGCGGCGCGGCTGGGGATAAATCTGGTAGATGCGATTGGGAAAACCAATCGAGAAATTTTTGGGCGCGAAGCCGATGAAATGGAAGTGCCGGTGAGACACGCCTTAGAAAGTGGACAGCAAGTTCAAGTTAGTCACAAAATTCCCCTACTCATCGGCACTTCCATTTATCATTGTATTTACACGCCGGTGAGAGATAATGCGGGAACAATTACCGGCATCATTGGGGTAGCCTGCGAAGCCACAACTGCCATAGATTTAGAGAAGCCTTTACCACAAGCGAACACACGAGAGGGGGCGCACGTGGCATCACTCCAATTACAAATAGAACAGTACAAGATACTGTCAGAAGTAATCACCCGAATTCGGAAATCTTGGGATCTCGATAGCATCTTCAAGGCAAGCGCGGCTGAAGTGCGAAACCTGCTGAATGCGGATCGGGTAAAAATATTTCGTTTCTCTCCAAATGCGGGCCTGCATGATGGAGAATTTGTGTGTGAGGATGCCTTACCGGCTTTGAATTCAGCCTTAGCCATTGGGAGACACGACAGCAGTTTTGGGCGAGAGTATGCGGCGCAATACCGGCAGGGTGAAATTCAAGCAATCTCTAACATTTATAATGCCGGTTTCAGTGATACTCACATTCAGATTTTAACCAAATTGCACATCCGCGCCAGCTTAATTGTGCCGCTATTTATGGGGGAGGATTTGTGGGGATTGCTATGCGTTGATCAATGCAGTAGCCTGCGTCACTGGCAAGCCGGTGAAATTGAGTTTATCACCCAAATGGCAGAACACCTGGGGGTAGCGCTACAACACACTCAGTCTATCGGGCAAGTGCAAAAGGCGGCGAAACGAGAAAAAGCTTTAGCTACAACCATCGACAAAATTCGCCAGTCTCTCGATCCCAACACAATTTTTAAAATTACCACAGATGAAGTGCGGCAATTGCTGCAAGCTGATCGCGTAGCAGTCTATCAATTTAACTCAGATTGGTACGGTGAGTTTGTTGCCGAATCTGTCGCCGCCGGCTGGAATCAACTGGTTGGAACGCTGCCGATTATTGAAGATACCCACTTGCAAGAAACTCAAGGCGGGCGTTATCGCAATCATGAAACATTGGCAATTGACGATATTTATACAGCCGGACACAGAGACTGTCATATCGCCCTCTTAGAACAATTTCAAGCCAAAGCTTATGTGATTGTTCCGATCTTTGAAGGAGAAAAACTTTGGGGATTACTCGCAGCTTATCAAAACTCAGGAGCGCGTCACTGGGAAGCCGATGAAATCGAGTTGCTCGTCAAGATTGGCGCACAATTTGGAGTTGCCCTGCAACAAGCTCAATTACTAGCGCAAACCAGGCATCAAGCAGAAGAACTTACCCAGACGTTGCGGTATTTGCAGCAAACTCAACGGATGATGCAAACAGAAAAGTTGGCAAGTCTGGGGCAATTAGTTGCTGGGGTGGCGCACGAGATTAGTAACCCGATTAATTTTATTTCTGGCAACCTTAGTCATACCAGCGATTATTCGCACAATTTGCTGGAGTTGGTGCGACTTTATCAGCAGCATTATCCATTGCCGGCATCCGCAATTCAAGACTATTTAGCGGCAATTGAATTTGAGTTTATTCAAGAAGATTTGCCAAGCATCTTGTCTTCTATGGGGGTGGGGGCAAAACGTATTCAAGCACTGGTGTTGTCGTTGCAGAAATTTTCTCAAGTTGATCAAGCTCAGAAGAAGCCGGTGAATATTCATGAAGGCATCGACACCACCCTATTACTCTTACAACACCGGCTGAAGGCGAAGACTCAGCGGGCAGGAATTGAGGTGGTTAAAGAATATGGGGATTTGCCGGCGGTGAAGTGCTTTGCCGCCCAAATAAATCAGGTATTTATGAATATTCTCAGCAATGCCATCGACTCACTGGAAACAGTCTCTTCCCAGCGCACGATCTCAATTCGCACATCGCTAGGGGACGGGGGAAATGCTCAACAGACTGGCTCGGTTGTGATTCGTATTTGCGATAATGGCCCTGGGATACCAGACGCCTTGCGTCAGCGCATTTTTGATGCCTTTTTTACCACAAAACAAGCTAAGGGAGCAACGGGTATGGGGTTATTTATCAGCTATCAAATCGTTGTTGAGAACCACGGCGGCACCCTCAAATGTGTTTCTGTTGCCGGCGAAGGGACAGAATTTTGGATTGAAATTCCTATCGACGCTAAATAA
- a CDS encoding GAF domain-containing protein, translating to MSFTDNTELLQERLDREILLYRITQRIRQSLDLEEVLTATVAEVRAFLNTDRVKIYRFNRDESGEVIAESIYNNRLPSLLGLHFPADDIPPHARELFRTARVRSIVNVGQQQIGLSPLDCAETGKFLETENIRYQSLDPCHATYLTAMGVQSSVVVPIVDGDRLWGLLVSHHSETLEISEQQLQVLQQIADQVSIAITHSILLSQAREKQAREATINQISALLHAQPSIQLEAALEAAVAAFQGAGGRIYITPENASQSNTAFACTTKLFTCGEQPALSKLGNNGLLEEHPLWQQWMRAGFKPTHSQASGQSNPNIWALSDLYKEPQFRVLTPAFKPTAIRGLLVVPLYYRQQFLGILSIFRNEIDTERLWAGCFDTNQKQEFPRHSFEVWRELKKGQCQEWTAEEIELAQALNVHFSMAIQQYLLYQEVRTLNTNLERQVLERTAQLQQSLDYTKVVQQVTEQIRSTLDLKTILQTIVREVRNLLNADRVVIYQLKTNGSGEVTVEEVIGNWRSVLGIQAASECIPDDCARLYLNGRTRAINNVAQEEISACHREFLDSLQIQANLIVPIQIDSELWGLLIAHQCQEPRNWQPAEVELLQHLAIQAALAIQQAELYQQSLQSALSANAHAQQLAMALDEVQQMQTQLIQSEKMSSLGQLVAGVAHEINNPVNFITGNLLHTTQYTQDLLELLESYQQHYPNPNAEILDLMEQVELDFILEDLPKMLSSMQLGADRIRQIVLSLRNFSRIDQSEMKPVDIHEGIDSTLLILHHRVKARSDRPPIQIIKEYAPLPQVECYAGQLNQVFMNVLSNAIDALDEYDKLRPQEEMEATPNQITISTFLKSGDMGEGIGKTQGSASNSQFVAICIADNGPGMPESVRDRIFDPFFTTKDAGKGTGIGLSISRQIVVEKHGGVFRCTSQSGQGTQFWIEIPVLHTQMLSQQQVESVF from the coding sequence ATGAGTTTTACAGACAATACAGAATTACTCCAAGAGCGTCTAGATCGGGAAATTTTACTTTACCGGATCACCCAGCGAATCCGTCAGTCTTTGGATTTAGAAGAAGTTTTAACGGCAACCGTCGCCGAAGTTCGAGCATTTTTAAATACGGATCGGGTGAAAATCTATCGCTTTAATAGAGATGAGAGTGGAGAAGTTATTGCCGAATCAATTTATAACAATCGCCTGCCATCTCTATTAGGGCTGCATTTTCCAGCCGATGACATTCCCCCTCACGCTCGCGAGTTGTTTCGCACGGCGCGTGTGCGATCAATTGTGAATGTCGGGCAGCAGCAAATCGGTTTAAGCCCTTTGGATTGCGCCGAAACCGGCAAATTCTTGGAAACTGAAAATATCCGCTATCAATCGCTAGATCCTTGTCATGCCACCTATCTAACGGCAATGGGCGTGCAGTCGTCTGTTGTGGTGCCGATCGTGGATGGTGATAGGCTTTGGGGATTGCTCGTCTCCCATCACTCGGAAACCCTAGAGATTTCTGAGCAACAGCTACAGGTGCTTCAGCAAATCGCCGATCAAGTCTCAATCGCCATCACCCATTCCATTCTGCTTAGTCAAGCTCGTGAAAAGCAAGCACGAGAAGCAACAATTAACCAAATTTCCGCCCTCCTCCACGCTCAGCCCAGCATTCAACTAGAAGCCGCCTTAGAAGCCGCCGTTGCCGCCTTTCAAGGAGCCGGTGGCAGGATTTACATCACCCCAGAAAACGCCTCGCAAAGTAACACGGCTTTTGCTTGTACGACGAAACTGTTCACCTGCGGCGAGCAACCGGCGCTTTCAAAGCTGGGAAACAACGGGCTGCTTGAAGAACACCCCCTGTGGCAGCAATGGATGAGAGCCGGTTTTAAACCCACTCATTCACAAGCATCTGGGCAAAGTAATCCCAACATTTGGGCGCTTTCGGATCTCTATAAAGAACCACAGTTCCGTGTTTTGACGCCGGCATTTAAGCCCACGGCAATTCGGGGGCTGCTAGTCGTTCCCCTCTATTACCGGCAGCAGTTTTTAGGAATTCTAAGTATTTTTCGCAATGAAATTGATACAGAACGATTGTGGGCGGGATGCTTTGACACGAACCAAAAACAAGAGTTTCCTAGGCACTCTTTTGAAGTATGGCGAGAGTTGAAAAAAGGTCAGTGTCAAGAGTGGACTGCTGAAGAAATCGAACTCGCTCAAGCGTTAAATGTTCATTTTTCAATGGCAATTCAGCAGTATCTTTTATACCAAGAAGTGCGGACTTTAAATACTAATCTGGAGCGTCAAGTTTTAGAGCGGACAGCCCAACTTCAACAGTCATTAGACTATACCAAAGTTGTCCAACAAGTGACAGAGCAAATCCGCAGTACACTGGATTTAAAAACTATCCTTCAAACCATTGTGCGGGAGGTGCGAAATTTATTAAATGCAGATCGGGTGGTAATTTACCAACTTAAGACAAACGGCAGTGGGGAAGTGACGGTTGAAGAAGTTATAGGTAATTGGCGTTCGGTTTTAGGCATCCAAGCGGCGAGTGAGTGCATTCCCGATGATTGTGCCCGACTCTACCTGAACGGAAGGACGCGGGCGATTAATAATGTCGCGCAAGAAGAGATTAGCGCCTGTCACCGAGAGTTTTTAGACAGTCTTCAAATTCAAGCCAATTTAATTGTCCCGATCCAGATAGATTCAGAGTTGTGGGGATTACTGATTGCTCATCAGTGTCAGGAACCACGTAATTGGCAGCCGGCAGAAGTGGAATTGTTGCAACATTTAGCAATTCAAGCGGCTTTGGCGATTCAGCAAGCGGAACTCTACCAACAAAGTCTACAATCAGCTCTTTCTGCGAATGCTCACGCTCAACAGTTGGCTATGGCGCTTGACGAAGTGCAGCAGATGCAAACCCAACTCATTCAAAGCGAGAAAATGTCTTCTCTGGGCCAGTTAGTTGCCGGCGTGGCGCACGAAATTAACAATCCGGTTAATTTCATCACCGGCAACCTACTTCACACCACCCAATACACGCAAGATTTGCTGGAACTGCTAGAAAGTTACCAGCAACATTACCCCAACCCGAATGCAGAAATCCTCGATCTGATGGAACAGGTGGAACTCGATTTTATCCTTGAAGATCTACCTAAAATGTTGTCCTCAATGCAACTGGGTGCTGATCGTATCCGCCAGATTGTCTTGTCTTTACGCAATTTTTCCAGAATTGATCAATCAGAAATGAAGCCGGTGGATATTCATGAAGGCATTGACAGCACTCTGTTAATTCTGCACCATCGTGTGAAAGCTCGTTCAGATCGGCCACCCATTCAAATTATCAAGGAGTATGCGCCATTGCCGCAGGTAGAGTGCTATGCCGGCCAGTTAAATCAAGTATTTATGAACGTCCTCAGTAATGCGATTGACGCTTTAGATGAGTATGACAAGCTTCGCCCTCAAGAAGAGATGGAAGCGACTCCTAATCAAATTACGATTTCTACTTTTCTCAAGAGTGGGGACATGGGAGAAGGAATCGGGAAAACGCAAGGATCAGCCTCTAATTCTCAATTTGTGGCAATCTGCATTGCTGACAATGGGCCGGGAATGCCAGAATCGGTCAGAGATCGAATTTTTGACCCATTCTTTACTACGAAGGATGCCGGTAAAGGTACGGGCATTGGATTATCAATTAGCCGGCAAATTGTGGTGGAGAAACATGGCGGCGTATTCAGATGTACATCTCAATCGGGGCAAGGCACCCAGTTTTGGATAGAAATTCCAGTTCTGCACACGCAAATGCTTTCTCAACAACAAGTTGAGTCAGTTTTTTAG
- a CDS encoding NADAR family protein has protein sequence MVIYFYKADDTYGCFSNFSPHGIRLAGKDWPTVEHYYQSQKFVGSEDEFIIPLIHSAATPEEAAAIGRDKNRKLRPDWESAKYLIMREAVLTKFFTHADIQTLLLATGEAEIVEDSPTDCYWGCGADKTGQNHLGKILMSVRQQIRQHLAAS, from the coding sequence ATGGTCATTTACTTTTACAAAGCTGACGATACTTACGGGTGCTTTTCCAATTTCTCCCCCCACGGAATTCGCTTAGCCGGCAAAGACTGGCCAACTGTAGAGCATTACTATCAATCGCAAAAATTTGTTGGCAGCGAAGATGAATTTATTATCCCCTTAATTCATAGCGCTGCGACACCAGAGGAAGCCGCTGCAATCGGGCGCGATAAAAATCGTAAACTTCGCCCCGACTGGGAATCTGCCAAATATCTGATTATGCGAGAAGCCGTCTTAACCAAATTTTTCACTCATGCCGATATCCAAACCTTGCTACTAGCCACCGGCGAGGCAGAAATTGTAGAAGATTCACCCACTGATTGCTACTGGGGCTGCGGTGCTGATAAAACCGGCCAAAATCATTTAGGGAAAATTTTGATGAGTGTCCGCCAGCAAATCCGGCAGCATTTGGCAGCCAGCTAA